The window ATAACCTTCCAAAAAGATTAGTACGTTGGAATCTGAATCCAGTGTGTATTGGTCAGAAGCAAAAATGGTTTTTGTTACAGCTTGTATGTTCTGATACAGATATTAATATGCAAATTGGGGGAATACCTGAATTTGACTGTTGGCGTTGGGTAAATTTTTGGTATCCAGTACGTAAAATTATTTACTTTAAACGTGATGTTTACCGTAAAGTAATGAAAGAATTTTCCAGAATAGTAATGTAATGCTATTACAAAAAACCATAGTGTCGTTTTCTGTACAAGATTATAATTATAGTAATAAAGAATAATTAATGGAATAATAATGATGTAAATTGGTGATAGATAAAATTTGTTGGTACTAAAAACTATAGCAGGTTATTTTTAACTTAAGTATAGTTTTCTTATACTGATACGGATTTATGTAGATAAAATTTTTTTATTTTTACGAAATTATTGTTATCTTTAATTATTGTTTATAAAAATATTAACATTAGTAATTTTAAAATTGCTGTTAATAGTAACAATATACGCTTTACCAAAATAGTTTTTAACAAAAAGTTTATGTTTACCGTTTATCATTCAAATCAATTAGATTTACTTAAAACTTTAGCTGCTACATTGATTGCAAGTAAGCCACTGTTAAATCCATTCCAATCAGAAATAATTTTGGTACAAAGTACCGGAATGGAACAGTGGTTACAGATGGAATTAGCTACACATTTCGGTATAGCTGCTAATATAGAATTTTTATTTCTGGATCGTTTTATATGGCAAATGTATACACTGATAATCACCAATTTTCCTGAAGATAGTGTCTTTATAAAAACTTCTATGGTATGGAGATTAATGGATATTTTGCCAAAATTACATCAAGAACATTATTTTCTAAATGAATATCTGCGTGATAATGAAGATCCACTAAAAATTTTTCAATTTGCGACTCGTGTAGCAGATTTATTTGATAAATATCTAGTATACCGCCCTGATTGGTTAGATAGTTGGCAAAAAGGAAAATTAATCGATGATCTAGGAAAAGCACAACTATGGCAGGCCCCTCTATGGCGGGAGTTAATCGAGGAAACACAAAGGTTAGGATACCCGTTATGGCATCGAGCTAATAGCTATAAGCTATTTATCCATACTCTAGAGACAAGTTTAAATAGACCACCAGGTATTCCAGAAAGAATATTTATCTGTGGTATTTCTTCTATTCCTCCAATATATTTACAGGTACTGCAGGCATTAGGTAACAGCTATATCGACATTCACA of the Candidatus Mikella endobia genome contains:
- the rppH gene encoding RNA pyrophosphohydrolase — protein: MIDGDGYRQNVGIVICNFDKQVLWAKRYGHHSWQFPQGGINDCETAEQAMYRELFEEMGLSHKDVRILASTHNWLYYNLPKRLVRWNLNPVCIGQKQKWFLLQLVCSDTDINMQIGGIPEFDCWRWVNFWYPVRKIIYFKRDVYRKVMKEFSRIVM